The Calliphora vicina chromosome 3, idCalVici1.1, whole genome shotgun sequence genome contains a region encoding:
- the U4-U6-60K gene encoding U4/U6 small nuclear ribonucleoprotein Prp4 translates to MSDDDVQYVKRQRTLYYGSLEDAERKRMLSGGTSNITAATTSSQLEDIESDEDYDEQKKQGTTVAPPPTAAALANKIDDDYFDLETEISKDKVALLEEFERKKRARQINVSTDDAEIKRNLRQLNEPICYFGEGPAERRRRLRELLASLGENAIKQKLAEEEERKQLQKEQETTWYHEGPETLRIARLWIADYSLPRARERLEKAKEALEIPSATRAGRMVELQKRLQSLAPYSSQVGDTRPLGGCAFNHDSSLLMTSSWSGLCKVWRVPDCKLEQTLRGHTSYVGGVAFRPGVSFEDKNVVAMASGGHDGAVKLWGFDSEESIADITGHMPHRVSKLNFHPSGRFLATACYDASWRLWDLEQKTEVLHQEGHAKAVHCLSFQSEGSVIVTGGLDAFGRVWDLRTGRCIMFLEGHLGSIFGADFSPNGYHIATGSQDNTCKIWDLRRRQSVYTIPAHVNLISDVKYQGDGGSFLVTCSYDCTTKIWSNKTWQPLKTLQGHDGKVVSLDISPDSQYIATTSFDRTFKLWSPES, encoded by the exons ATGTCCGATGACGATGTACAATATGTTAAGCGGCAAAGAACTCTTTATTATGGTTCACTAGAGGACGCCGAGCGTAAACGTATGCTGTCAGGGGGTACGTCGAATATTACTGCTGCAACGACATCATCCCAACTGGAGGATATCGAGTCAGATGAAGATTATGATGAACAGAAAAAACAAGGAACAACAGTTGCACCTCCGCCTACTGCCGCCGCCCTAGCAAATAAAATTGACGATGACTACTTCGATTTGGAAACAGAAATATCAAAGGATAAAGTAGCGCTACTAGAAGAATTTGAGCGCAAGAAGCGAGCTCGACAAATTAACGTTTCTACCGATGATGCCGAAATCAAACGGAATTTACGACAGCTTAATGAGCCCATTTGTTATTTTGGCGAGGGACCTGCTGAGCGCAGAAGGCGTCTCAGAGAATTATTAGCATCGTTGGGGGAAAAtgctataaaacaaaaattggctGAAGAAGAAGAAAGAAAGCAATTGCAAAAAGAACAGGAGACAACATGGTACCACGAGGGACCAGAAACACTTAGAATAGCACGGCTATGGATTGCCGATTATTCTTTACCCAGAGCGAGGGAACGTTTAGAGAAAGCTAAGGAGGCTCTTGAAATACCGAGTGCTACCAGAGCTGGTCGCATGGTGGAATTGCAAAAACGCTTACAATCTTTGGCTCCATATTCCAGTCAGGTAGGTGATACCCGGCCACTGGGAGGATGCGCTTTCAATCATGATTCATCTCTCTTGATGACATCGTCTTGGTCAGGTTTATGCAAAGTTTGGCGGGTACCCGATTGCAAGTTAGAACAGACTCTGCGTGGCCATACGAGTTATGTGGGAGGAGTAGCTTTTCGTCCCGGAGTATCGTTTGAGGACAAAAATGTGGTGGCTATGGCTTCTGGAGGCCATGATGGTGCCGTTAAGCTATGGGGATTTGATTCAGAGGAATCAATTGCAGACATAACGGGCCATATGCCTCATCGAGtgtcgaaattaaattttcatccaTCTGGACGTTTCCTAGCCACAGCATGTTACGATGCATCGTGGCGCTTATGGGACTTGGAGCAAAAGACTGAAGTACTTCATCAGGAAGGTCATGCAAAGGCTGTACATTGTTTAAGCTTTCAATCGGAAGGAAGTGTTATAGTTACAGGCGGCTTGGATGCTTTCGGCAGAGTTTGGGACTTACGAACAG GTCGCTGTATTATGTTTTTGGAAGGACATTTGGGTTCTATATTCGGTGCGGACTTTTCACCCAATGGCTATCACATTGCAACCGGTTCGCAAGACAACACTTGCAAAATATGGGATCTGCGACGTCGTCAATCAGTATACACAATACCGGCTCATGTAAATCTTATTTCTGACGTCAAGTACCAAGGTGACGGTGGCAGTTTTCTCGTTACATGTTCTTACGACTGCACTACTAAAATATGGTCAAACAAAACTTGGCAGCCGCTTAAAACTCTGCAGGGTCACGATGGCAAAGTGGTTTCATTAGATATATCACCAGACTCGCAATATATAGCTACCACATCCTTCGATCGTACATTTAAGTTATGGTCTCCCGAAAGTTAA
- the Edc3 gene encoding enhancer of mRNA-decapping protein 3 produces the protein MDEDWTGKAVSIECDVKLGVFQGIISQCTPSEITIVRAFRNGVPLRKQDAEVTLRSSDILKISLIPSYNGQSSMTPAVINKPTPVKQPNFASSGSLTLVQSNTTSRAPDQQQIEGFDINSALSNKLTKMNVNPNTNHDTSATQNISRASSAQQVFYGNTKSSPPQTSTLTSSSVAKFFGNLIPHKVEVRLASSGIAGACCSASLCSTSNCCNAESCSSSGAASKPIDIVQNKETFYTNQNNGTSYSSGNGGGQVNSRTQRTAAGYANNANGATNGNVGRSKQRNKQLRRENSVKHNQTFGTSMDDPLLHEDFDFEGNLALFDKQAIWDSLEAGKKPDVVQHAVSAQQQKKYRHDENVIVSEPAEMRQIESLFEGSDDFVTDEGLIIPTVPSFVRSKIETCAQKCGLSLQRQLDMLARGASDLAILLLGGARRLTPNNRHQWPTIAIICEKSDQFRSSNVGASTGRQLASHGLKVLLYLEEDSNIEQKSIEISLFKATGNTVVYSANALPTPDLVIIATNTSNLSIDVKKWLSENRASILAIDPPPSGIPDVSIKYAILPILPLNGISNNCGKLYLCNLGIPDKYYRDAGIKYKSPFGHKFVIPIHSKN, from the exons atggatgaagattggaCGGGAAAAGCGGTTTCCATTGAATGTGACGTGAAGCTGGGAGTTTTTCAAGGTATCATATCACAGTGCACACCGTCAGAAATAACAATTGTACGGGCGTTCAGGAATGGCGTGCCTCTACGAAAACAAGACGCTGAGGTGACTTTACGGTCATCGGATATATTAAAGATTAGTTTGATTCCTTCGTATAATGGACAGAGTTCTATGACACCTGCGGTTATCAACAAACCTACACCCGTTAAACAGCCTAATTTTGCCAGTTCTGGTTCTTTAACATTAGTACAAAGTAATACGACATCTAGAGCTCCTGATCAACAACAAATCGAGGGCTTCGATATAAATTCGGCACTCAGTAACAAGTTGACAAAAATGAATGTGAACCCAAATACTAACCATGACACTAG CGCCACACAAAACATATCAAGAGCATCAAGTGCGCAACAGGTTTTTTACGGCAACACGAAATCTTCACCACCACAAACATCAACATTGACTTCCAGTAGTgttgcaaaattttttggaaatttgattCCGCACAAAGTAGAAGTACGTCTCGCCTCATCTGGAATAGCGGGAGCTTGTTGCTCAGCATCATTATGTTCCACGTCTAATTGTTGCAATGCCGAAAGCTGCAGCAGTAGTGGTGCAGCGAGTAAACCAATTGACATTGTTCAGAATAAAGAAACATTCTACACCAATCAAAATAACGGTACATCGTACTCAAGCGGAAATGGCGGTGGCCAAGTAAATAGTAGAACTCAGCGGACTGCTGCAGGTTATGCTAATAATGCCAATGGTGCTACGAATGGAAACGTTGGTCGTAGCAAGCAACGTAACAAACAGCTACGTAGAGAAAATAGTGTTAAGCATAATCAGACATTTGGCACTTCTATGGATGATCCACTACTTCACGAAGATTTTGATTTTGAGGGTAATTTGGCTCTTTTTGATAAGCAAGCCATTTGGGATTCTTTAGAGGCAGGGAAAAAGCCTGATGTTGTGCAACATGCCGTTTCAGCTCAGCAGCAGAAAAAGTACCGTCATGATGAAAATGTTATAGTCAGCGAGCCGGCTGAAATGAGGCAAATAGAATCTTTATTTGAGGGTTCGGATGATTTTGTAACGGACGAGGGTCTTATCATACCAACTGTACCGTCATTTGTTCGTTCGAAGATTGAAACATGTGCCCAAAAATGCGGTCTGTCGTTGCAGCGTCAACTAGACATGTTGGCGCGGGGAGCATCTGATTTAGCAATACTCTTATTAGGAGGCGCTCGACGCTTAACCCCCAATAATCGTCATCAGTGGCCAACAATTGCAATTATTTGTGAAAAGTCGGATCAATTTAg ATCAAGTAATGTGGGGGCATCAACTGGCCGCCAATTGGCGTCTCACGGTTTAAAAGTTTTACTATACTTGGAGGAAGATTCCAACATTGAGCAAAAAAGTATAGAGATTTCTCTCTTCAAAGCCACTGGCAACACCGTAGTTTACTCTGCAAATG CTTTACCTACTCCTGATCTTGTGATAATAGCGACAAATACTTCTAATTTGTCAATTGATGTGAAAAAATGGCTGAGTGAAAACAG agcATCTATTTTGGCCATTGATCCGCCACCAAGTGGCATTCCTGACGTTTCTattaaatatgcaattttaCCCATATTACCACTGAATGGCATATCGAACAATTGTGGCAAACTGTATTTGTGTAACTTAGGAATACCCGATAAATATTATCGTGATGCTGGTATTAAGTACAAAAGTCCATTTGGACACAAATTTGTGATACCAATTCACTCGAAGAACTAA